One Streptomyces hundungensis DNA segment encodes these proteins:
- a CDS encoding thiolase family protein translates to MPRTVRDVVFVDGVRTPFGKAGPKGIYHETRADDLVVKAIRELLRRNPALDPAKIDEVAIAATTQIGDQGLTLGRTAGILAGLPQSVPGYSIDRMCAGALTAVTSVAGSIAFGAYDAVIAGGVEHMGRHPMGEGVDPNPRFVSEKLVDESALFMGMTAENLHDRYPQITKQRADEYAVRSQEKAAKAYADGKIQQDLVPISVRNTNAEVGETGWGLVTADEPMRPGTTLESLANLKTPFRVHGNVTAGNAAGLNDGATASIIASEEFARENNLPVKMRLVSYAFAGVEPEVMGYGPIPATEKALAKAGLSIEDINLFEINEAFAVQVLAFLDHYGIADDDARVNQYGGAIAYGHPLASSGVRLMTQLARQFEEQPEVRYGLTTMCVGFGMGATVIWENPHHKDAGGSK, encoded by the coding sequence GTGCCTCGTACCGTCAGGGACGTCGTCTTCGTCGACGGCGTCCGCACCCCGTTCGGCAAGGCGGGCCCGAAGGGCATCTACCACGAGACCCGGGCCGACGATCTCGTCGTCAAGGCGATCCGGGAGCTGCTGCGCCGCAACCCGGCTCTGGACCCCGCCAAGATCGACGAGGTCGCCATCGCCGCGACCACGCAGATCGGCGACCAGGGCCTGACCCTGGGCCGCACCGCCGGCATCCTCGCGGGTCTGCCGCAGTCCGTGCCGGGCTACTCCATCGACCGCATGTGCGCGGGCGCCCTGACCGCCGTGACCTCGGTCGCCGGTTCCATCGCGTTCGGCGCGTACGACGCCGTCATCGCCGGTGGCGTCGAGCACATGGGCCGTCACCCCATGGGCGAGGGCGTCGACCCGAACCCGCGGTTCGTCAGCGAGAAGCTGGTCGACGAGTCCGCCCTGTTCATGGGCATGACCGCCGAGAACCTGCACGACCGCTACCCCCAGATCACCAAGCAGCGCGCCGACGAGTACGCCGTGCGCTCGCAGGAGAAGGCCGCCAAGGCGTACGCCGACGGCAAGATCCAGCAGGACCTGGTCCCGATCTCGGTGCGCAACACCAACGCCGAGGTGGGCGAGACCGGTTGGGGTCTGGTCACCGCCGACGAGCCGATGCGCCCGGGCACCACCCTGGAGAGCCTGGCGAACCTGAAGACGCCGTTCCGCGTCCACGGCAACGTCACCGCGGGCAACGCGGCCGGCCTCAACGACGGCGCCACCGCGTCGATCATCGCGTCCGAGGAGTTCGCGCGGGAGAACAACCTCCCCGTGAAGATGCGCCTGGTCTCCTACGCCTTCGCGGGCGTGGAGCCGGAGGTCATGGGCTACGGCCCGATCCCGGCCACCGAGAAGGCCCTCGCCAAGGCGGGTCTGTCGATCGAGGACATCAACCTCTTCGAGATCAACGAGGCGTTCGCCGTCCAGGTCCTCGCGTTCCTGGACCACTACGGCATCGCCGACGACGACGCGCGCGTCAACCAGTACGGCGGCGCCATCGCCTACGGCCACCCGCTCGCCTCGTCCGGCGTACGTCTGATGACGCAGCTGGCGCGGCAGTTCGAGGAGCAGCCGGAGGTCCGCTACGGCCTCACCACCATGTGCGTCGGCTTCGGCATGGGCGCCACGGTCATCTGGGAGAACCCGCACCACAAGGACGCCGGAGGCAGCAAGTGA
- a CDS encoding 3-hydroxyacyl-CoA dehydrogenase NAD-binding domain-containing protein: protein MSTTTAELLKGAAELFPDEVVTSAHVRHLELPYGAGRFALITLDNGFDHTKPTTFGPGSLANLNAAIDQVEKEAAEGSIVGVGVTGKPFIFAVGADLKGVELLKKHEDALAIGKGGHEVFKRLAGLAVPTFAYYNGAAMGGGVEVGLHCTYRTVSKALPAFSLPEVFLGLVPGWGGCTLLPNLIGAEKAVSVIIENSLNQNRQLKGKQVFELGIADALFEGADFLEQSLIWTANVLKGDVTVERPAIDRGEAWDQAVAKGRFIADSKVHGAAPAAYRALDIIAASKDGDLQAGFDAEDSALADLIMGGELRSGIYAFNLVQKRAKRPAGAPDKNLARPVTKVGVVGAGLMASQLALLFLRRLEVPVVLTDIDQERVDKGVGYVHAEIDKLLAKSRINQDKANRLKGLVSGVLDKAEGFSDADFIIEAVFEEIGVKQQVFAEVEAVAPAHAILATNTSSLSVTEMASKLKHPERVVGFHFFNPVAILPLLEIVRGEQTDDVSLATAFGVARKLKKTAVLVKDAPAFVVNRILTRFMGEIQNVIDEGTPVAVAEKAVEPLGLPMSPLVLLELVGPAIGLHVSETLNRAFPDRFTVSENLAAVVKAGKRGFYVYDSGKPELDPEVAALLKQGDVALTEEQTRDRVLDAVAQEIGLMLDEGVVAEAQDIDLCLITGAGWPFHLGGITPYLDREGVSERVNGKKFLAQGVASVPA from the coding sequence GTGAGCACCACCACCGCTGAGCTTCTCAAGGGCGCGGCCGAGCTGTTCCCGGACGAGGTCGTGACGTCCGCGCACGTACGCCACCTCGAACTGCCTTACGGCGCCGGGCGCTTCGCGCTCATCACGCTCGACAACGGCTTCGACCACACCAAGCCGACCACCTTCGGCCCCGGCTCGCTGGCGAACCTCAACGCCGCCATCGACCAGGTCGAGAAGGAGGCCGCCGAGGGCTCCATCGTCGGCGTCGGCGTCACCGGCAAGCCGTTCATCTTCGCGGTCGGCGCCGACCTCAAGGGCGTCGAGCTGCTGAAGAAGCACGAGGACGCGCTGGCCATCGGCAAGGGCGGCCACGAGGTCTTCAAGCGCCTCGCGGGCCTCGCGGTGCCGACGTTCGCGTACTACAACGGCGCGGCCATGGGCGGCGGCGTCGAGGTCGGTCTGCACTGCACCTACCGCACCGTCTCCAAGGCGCTGCCCGCGTTCTCGCTGCCCGAGGTCTTCCTCGGCCTGGTCCCGGGCTGGGGCGGCTGCACGCTGCTCCCCAACCTGATCGGCGCCGAGAAGGCCGTCTCGGTCATCATCGAGAACTCGCTGAACCAGAACCGTCAGCTCAAGGGCAAGCAGGTCTTCGAACTCGGCATCGCGGACGCCCTGTTCGAGGGTGCCGACTTCCTGGAACAGTCCCTCATCTGGACGGCGAACGTCCTCAAGGGCGACGTCACCGTCGAGCGTCCCGCCATCGACCGCGGCGAGGCCTGGGACCAGGCCGTCGCCAAGGGCCGCTTCATCGCGGACTCGAAGGTGCACGGGGCCGCCCCGGCCGCCTACCGCGCCCTCGACATCATCGCGGCGTCCAAGGACGGCGACCTCCAGGCCGGCTTCGACGCCGAGGACAGCGCGCTCGCCGACCTCATCATGGGTGGCGAACTGCGCTCCGGCATCTACGCGTTCAACCTGGTCCAGAAGCGCGCCAAGCGCCCGGCCGGCGCCCCGGACAAGAACCTGGCGCGCCCGGTCACCAAGGTCGGCGTGGTCGGCGCGGGCCTGATGGCCTCGCAGCTCGCCCTGCTGTTCCTGCGCCGCCTGGAGGTGCCGGTCGTCCTGACCGACATCGACCAGGAGCGCGTCGACAAGGGCGTGGGCTACGTCCACGCCGAGATCGACAAGCTGCTCGCCAAGTCCCGGATCAACCAGGACAAGGCCAACCGTCTCAAGGGCCTGGTCTCCGGTGTCCTGGACAAGGCCGAGGGCTTCTCCGACGCCGACTTCATCATCGAGGCGGTCTTCGAGGAGATCGGCGTCAAGCAGCAGGTGTTCGCGGAGGTCGAGGCGGTCGCCCCGGCGCACGCGATCCTCGCCACCAACACCTCCTCGCTGTCGGTCACCGAGATGGCGTCGAAGCTGAAGCACCCCGAGCGGGTCGTCGGCTTCCACTTCTTCAACCCGGTCGCGATCCTGCCGCTCCTGGAGATCGTCCGGGGCGAGCAGACCGACGACGTCTCGCTGGCCACGGCCTTCGGGGTGGCGCGCAAGCTGAAGAAGACCGCGGTCCTGGTGAAGGACGCCCCGGCGTTCGTCGTCAACCGCATCCTGACCCGCTTCATGGGCGAGATCCAGAACGTCATCGACGAGGGCACCCCGGTCGCCGTCGCCGAGAAGGCCGTCGAGCCGCTCGGTCTGCCGATGTCGCCGCTGGTCCTGCTCGAACTGGTCGGCCCGGCCATCGGCCTGCACGTGTCCGAGACCCTCAACCGCGCCTTCCCCGACCGCTTCACGGTCTCCGAGAACCTGGCCGCGGTCGTCAAGGCCGGCAAGCGCGGCTTCTACGTGTACGACTCCGGGAAGCCGGAGCTGGACCCGGAGGTCGCCGCCCTCCTGAAGCAGGGTGATGTGGCCCTGACCGAGGAGCAGACCCGTGACCGTGTCCTGGACGCGGTGGCGCAGGAGATCGGTCTGATGCTGGACGAGGGCGTCGTCGCCGAGGCCCAGGACATCGACCTCTGCCTGATCACGGGCGCCGGCTGGCCCTTCCACCTGGGCGGCATCACGCCGTACCTGGACCGCGAAGGCGTCTCGGAGCGCGTGAACGGCAAGAAGTTCCTGGCGCAGGGCGTCGCGAGCGTCCCGGCGTAA
- a CDS encoding glycosyltransferase family 39 protein, which produces MLAEPPPSLRSATTSIPAAKGRRPTDPRAPEGYWRRLLPVLAVLALLTRLPSFRHPLWSPDEGYLAVQARLLASGGTLYTTVVDRKPPLLPWLYEAAFAVCGDGSLGPLRLAAIAAQLLTALALASTARRRWGDGAGRAAGVLYLLVSVGLNPEDAQAATFEVFMLPFTAAAVRCADRGHFTRAGLAVAGACLTKQTGGAVLLPVLWLAWHHPRPLRTSLLRTGVGLAAPVLAVALSTGPSRFLFWTVTGSAAYASFTGSELHVLARGLTNTLILAAGCAGLLPPVVRVLRIARTGAGDLWLWLIASAGAVLLGFHFFGHYYLQLIPPLVLLATGALQILPAPRLTSALSTCACACALFLVWGVLAPRPELAHSERLAAAVEARTTPTERVLVWGIHPETYWLARRAPASRYLTAGLLTNYSGGRDGPQVGEKYGVDGAWPVFRTELADRPPALVVDDSRGKPFAPDRLPTLRRFLAARYERSAVVDGAVFYVRADRPSPGRT; this is translated from the coding sequence ATGCTCGCCGAGCCACCACCGTCGCTACGATCCGCGACCACGAGCATCCCGGCGGCCAAGGGCCGTCGCCCCACCGACCCGCGCGCCCCCGAGGGCTACTGGCGGCGCCTGCTGCCGGTCCTCGCCGTGCTCGCCCTCCTCACCCGCCTCCCGTCCTTCCGGCACCCCCTGTGGAGCCCCGACGAGGGCTATCTCGCCGTCCAGGCACGCCTCCTGGCGAGCGGCGGCACCCTGTACACCACGGTCGTCGACCGCAAACCACCCCTGCTGCCCTGGCTGTACGAGGCCGCGTTCGCCGTGTGCGGAGACGGCTCGCTCGGCCCGCTGCGCCTCGCCGCGATCGCCGCCCAGCTCCTGACCGCGCTCGCGCTCGCCTCCACCGCACGACGCCGCTGGGGCGACGGCGCGGGGCGCGCCGCCGGCGTCCTGTACCTGCTGGTCTCGGTGGGGCTCAACCCCGAGGACGCCCAGGCGGCCACCTTCGAGGTGTTCATGCTGCCCTTCACGGCGGCCGCCGTCCGCTGCGCCGACCGGGGGCACTTCACCCGGGCCGGCCTCGCCGTCGCAGGGGCGTGCCTGACCAAACAGACCGGCGGCGCCGTCCTCCTCCCCGTCCTGTGGCTGGCGTGGCACCATCCTCGGCCGCTACGAACCTCCCTGCTGCGTACGGGGGTTGGCCTCGCCGCCCCCGTCCTCGCGGTGGCCCTGTCCACCGGGCCCTCCCGCTTCCTGTTCTGGACGGTCACCGGATCGGCCGCCTATGCCTCCTTCACCGGGTCCGAACTCCACGTCCTGGCGCGGGGGTTGACCAACACCCTCATCCTGGCCGCGGGCTGCGCGGGGCTCCTGCCGCCGGTCGTACGGGTGCTGCGCATCGCCCGGACCGGCGCCGGGGACCTGTGGCTCTGGCTGATCGCCTCCGCGGGGGCGGTCCTGCTCGGCTTCCACTTCTTCGGCCACTACTACCTCCAGCTCATCCCGCCCCTGGTGCTGCTCGCCACCGGCGCGCTCCAGATCCTGCCCGCCCCCCGGCTCACCAGCGCGCTGTCCACCTGCGCCTGCGCCTGCGCCCTGTTCCTGGTGTGGGGGGTGCTCGCCCCGCGCCCGGAGCTCGCCCACAGCGAGCGCCTCGCCGCGGCCGTCGAGGCCCGCACCACGCCCACCGAACGGGTCCTGGTCTGGGGCATACACCCGGAGACGTACTGGCTGGCCCGGCGCGCCCCCGCCAGCCGCTATCTGACCGCCGGGCTGCTCACCAACTACAGCGGCGGCCGCGACGGACCCCAGGTGGGGGAGAAGTACGGGGTGGACGGCGCGTGGCCGGTGTTCCGCACCGAACTCGCCGACCGGCCGCCGGCGCTCGTCGTGGACGACTCCCGTGGCAAACCCTTCGCCCCCGACCGCCTCCCCACCCTGCGCCGCTTCCTCGCCGCACGGTACGAGCGCAGCGCCGTCGTGGACGGGGCCGTCTTCTACGTACGCGCGGACCGGCCCTCACCCGGGCGGACGTAG